A segment of the Mercurialis annua linkage group LG4, ddMerAnnu1.2, whole genome shotgun sequence genome:
CAGTAAATACAAATAATAGAAGTagagaaattataaaaatcaaacctGTAACGGAGTCAAATTGGTATTGTAAAAATCCAACTCACTAAGATGATTGAATTGCTCTCCAAATCTAGGGCAAACTCCCAAATCTACGACCGCTTCAATCATAGGATACTGCAATAAAAATCCCCCTGTATATCTTATCAGTTCCTTTGAAAAATCCCAATAATCATACTCTTTGTAGACTCTTCCAGAAACCGCCCTTCCGTCTCCCTTATGGGTGACCACCATTGCATAACCCATGGCTAGGATGATCACAATGAGGATTTGAAGCATGGCCAGAGAAATCAAATTGGTTATCTTTGTTTTGCGACTCGGATAAAACCAGCACATCATCTGCTTGAACAGCCATACAGCCAGCGATAAAATTCCGAGGTCTACGAGGGGGTTCGTATGGAGAGCTCTTCTCCAAGACCCCACGCGCTGGCCGAAGTATAGCCATGATAACAACGC
Coding sequences within it:
- the LOC126678839 gene encoding tetraspanin-11-like; this encodes MLVFCFDFMSQKQPDYNINELMVSSNNLSRKAAIISFINHLCLLLGLAALLSWLYFGQRVGSWRRALHTNPLVDLGILSLAVWLFKQMMCWFYPSRKTKITNLISLAMLQILIVIILAMGYAMVVTHKGDGRAVSGRVYKEYDYWDFSKELIRYTGGFLLQYPMIEAVVDLGVCPRFGEQFNHLSELDFYNTNLTPLQSGCCKPPSYCSHQFKNATIWKTNHNPKYVRELDCKSWHEVIYCWYCYSCLGAILFNLKTEWRHMVFTNILLLLSLLSFYSLRRFYYSYSHKFPFVIPSKISV